The Gemmatimonadota bacterium genomic interval CCCTTGGGGCCCTCCGGTCACGAACCGTCCCGTGGGATTCACATGGATCGCGGCCTCATCGGGAGAGAAAAACTCCGCGGGAAGGGACGGGACGATGACCTGGTCCCGCAAGACCTCGCGGATCTCGGCGATGGGAATCCCGTCGGCGTGTTGCGCGCTCAGGACCACGGCCGTGACCCGTACCGGCCGGTCCCCATCGTAGGCGACACTCACTTGGGACTTCCCGTCGGGACGGAGCCAGGGAATTCGACCGGATCTGCGTGCCTCCGAAAGGGCGTGCGTGAGCCGGTGGGCGTAAACGATCGGAACCGGCATGAGCTCTTTCGTCTCGTCCGTGGCGAACCCGAACATCATCCCCTGGTCGCCGGCGCCCCCGACATCCACGCCGATCCGAATGTCGTCCGATTGCCGGTCGATCGTCGTGAGAACCGCGCAGGTCCGCCCATCGATCCCGAATGCCGGATTGTCGTAACCGATGGCCAGTATCGTCTCCCGCACGAGCTCCGGGATGATGACCCTCGAGGTCGTCGTGATCTCCCCGGCTACGAAGGCGAGACCCGTCGTCACGAGGGTCTCGCACGCCACGCGGGAATTCGAATCGTCCGCAAGGATCGCATCCAGGATGGCGTCGGAGATCTGGTCCGCGACCTTGTCGGGGTGCCCCTCGCAAACGGACTCTGAACTGAACTGGCGCAGGCTCAACGGGTCTCCTCGGTTGTGGTTCGGCCGATTTTCTTCAGGAAAGGGAAAGGCTCCAGCGCCCGGAAAAGGCGGAGAGATCCACGGCCGGCCCGATCCCTTCCGCCAGGGCTCTCGTGACGTCTCGAGAGGTGGGAGCCGCGAGCGCCTTTCGTGCGGCGGCCCGAGCGTCCTCGATCCTCACGCTTCGTACGACCTTCTTCAACTCCGGAAGGGCCGGCCAGGCGACTGAGAGGGCCGTAATGTCGAGACCGAGCAGAAGGAAGGCTCCGAGCGGATTCGCCGCCATCTCGCCGCAAACGCTGACCTCGATCCCCGCGGCCCGCCCCACGCGCGACACCTGGTGGAGCTGGCGCACGACCGATGGGTGGAAGGGATTGTAGAGGTCGGCGAGCCGGGCGTTCGTCCGGTCCACGGCAAGGGTGTACTGGACCAGATCGTTCGTGCCGATAGAAAAGAAGTCGCAGTGCCGGGCGAGCTCGGCCGCGTCGAGGGCAGCCGCGGGCGTCTCCACGAGGCAACCCAGCTTGTACCCCGAATAAAAGGGAATTCCCGCCTTCCTGAGCGACTCCTCCTCTTCGCTGAGGAGCTCCCGCACACGCACGACCTCCTCGACGTCATTCACGAGGGGGAGCAGGATACGAACGTCTCCATGGGCCGTCGCGCGCAGAATGGCCCGCAGTTGCGGACGGAAGAGCTCGAGGCGATCGAGGCAGACCCGGATGGCGCGCCACCCGAGGAAGGGGTTCTCCTCAGCCGGCATGTGGAGGAACATCGGGAACTTGTCCCCCCCGAGGTCGAAGGTTCTAATAAAAACGGCGTAGTTGGGGAATTCGCAGACGACCTGTCGATAGGCCTGATACTGTTCCTCCTCCTCGGGCATGGAGTTCCGCCCCATGACATGGAACTCCGTGCGAAAAAGTCCGATTCCCTCCGCCCCGTGCTCCTTCGCGCGGACTGCCTCCGAGGGGAGGTCGATATTCGCCCGGAGGGCCACGGGCTGCCCGTCGAGGGTGACCGAATCCAACCTCGCGACCTCCGAGAGATCTTCCTCCCAAGAAAGGATCTGGACTCTCCGTTCCCGGTAGATCTCCCGGTCGCGTTCCGCCGGATCGAGGATCAGCCGTCCGATCCGCCCATCCACGATCGCTTCGCGGGACCGCTCGGCCTCCTCAAAGGCGTTCACGAGTCCTCCGACCGCGGGAATCCCCAGCGAGCGAGCGAGGATCGCCCAGTGTGAAGTCCGCGTTCCGAGCTCGGTCGCGATCCCGAGGACGCGCGACGGATCCATCTGCGCCGTCAAAGAGGGGGTGAGGTTCCGCGCCACCACGATCGCCGGTTTTCCATCCCATACCAGGTCTCCGGCCTCGGGGAGCCCGAGCAAGCGATGCAGCATGCGGACGAGGAGATCCTCGAGGTCGTTCAGCCGGTCGAGAACCATGGGGTTCGAGGTCCGGATCCAGAGCACCTGGAGCTCCAACATGCGCCACTCGAAGGCGCGCGCGGCAGTGAGCCGGTTCTCGCGGATGTAGAGAAGTGTGGGCTCCACGACTTCGACGTCTTCGAGCATCATGAGTTGCGGCTCGAAGATGCGGGCTTCCATGGCTCCAAGCCTCCCGGCCGTCAGCTCCCGCATCTCTTCCAGGCGCCCACGAGCCCAGGTGCATGCCTCGTCAAAGCGTTCGACCTCGGCTTCGATTCCGTCCTCGGCCACCGTCAGATGCGGAACAGCGGGCACCCCCCAGCGGACCGTCCGCACCGGTCCGAGAGCGATCCCTTCCGAGATCGGAAGCCCCTCGTAAGTCCGGCCCACGTTCAGGTCTCCTTGAAGCCCTGTTCCACGAAGATGCGCAGCGCCTCGACGGCCTCGGCAGCGTCGCGGCCCTCGCCACGAATGACCAACTCGGACCCCCTCTCGGCTGCGAGCATCAGCACGCCCATGATGCTCTTCCCGTTCACCGCGAGCCCCTCTTTCGAGAGCTGGACCTCGGATTCGAATCGAGCCGCGAGCTTCACGAACTCCGCCGCCGGACGCGCGTGCAATCCCAGTCGATTCCGGACCCGGGCGCGCCCCTCGACGATGTTATTGTCAGTCATCCGCCATCGCGACCTCCGGTCCGTAAGGACCGGCCGCCCAGATGCACACGCGCGCACTCAGGACGGCGGGATCCTTGTTCCGGCCAGGATGAGCAGGAAGAGGAGCTCCGGCCCCCAGCGGCGGACCAAATCCCCGCCCGAGAGCCCGGCCAGAAAGAGTACGATCGCACCCGCGACCCAGGCTGGACCCAACTCCGAAACCCCCACTCCCCGGCCCAGAAGGAGCCCGAGCGCCAGGCCGAGGAGAAGGACCCCCACCGCACGGATCCGTTCCGTCCATGCGGGGAGCCCCATCTTGCTGATTCCCGCGGCCACGTTGAGTCCCGAGTCCGATCCCACCCGAAGGCCGTGGATACGAAGTGCGAGGTGCACCGCGTTGTACGTCACGAGGAAGGTGGCCAGCACGACTCCCGGTCCCCCGCCGAGGAGCGCAACGCATCCGGCCCCGAGCAGGCACGCCGGACGCCATCCTCCCCAAACGAGGCCGTCCCCGAGTCCCCCGAGGGGGCTCCGGAGCGCTTGGCGGAAGGCCCGGATCCGCGCCGGATCGACGCCGTCTTCGCGCATGCGGGCGAGCGCTCCGAGTGCTACCGGGGAGAGATACGGGTGTGTGTTGAAGGGCTCCGCGGCCCTTGCCACCTCGTCGGCTTCCGTGTCCCGGCGACCCGAGGGACCTCCCTCCGGCCCCGAAACCGACCCGTTTTCCGGCCTGAGCGCCCAGGCGAAACCCGTGCCGAGAAGGTTCCGGTAGTTCCACGATCCCTGGATGAAAAAGGACCGAACGAGAAGTCGAGTCCGACTGAACGAATGCCCCATCAGAGGATGACCGCCAAAGCCACTCCGCCGAGCGCGCCGATCAAGAAGAAGAGGGCCCGCCGCCGCGGAAAGGACCAGGACCGAAGGAGGGCGCCGCCCGCGAGCGCTCCCGGAAGGAGGAGGAGGGCGACGGTATCCGGAGTTCCGAGAGGCCACCACGCGCCGCCGAGGCGCGTCGAGAGCGCCGTGCCCATCCCGATCCCGACCGCGGTCAATACCGCGCCCCTGGTCCCGTCGAGCGCGATACACGCCCAGTGCCGGAGGGAAAGCGCGCGATAGTCGCTTCGTCCCTCGTCCACCGGACGGGTGATCCTTCCGTTCGCCCGGCGCAGGAGCGATATGGATCCGCCACCGAGCAGGCCCCACACCGTCCCGAGCGCGGCCCCCGCGGCGAGGCCCGGCGACCCGCCGAGACTCACGGCCACCACGACCCCCGGAATCGCCGCCGGGCCGGGCTCCGGGAGTCGGGCGCCGCCCATGGGAAGGCCCCCAAGGTGAACGGCTTCCAGGACCCCACCCAGGAGGAGGCCCGTCTGAGGGTCGCCCAGGACCCACCCCGCGAGCGTTCCCGACACCAGGGGCCGCGAGATCATGATCTGTCCAACCGAGGTCGTGTCGAGAGCAGCCGCCACTCCGACGGCGACGAGAAGTAGCCAACTCGAGGGCTCAAGCATCGAGGAGCCGGGCGGCGGAAGT includes:
- a CDS encoding HPr family phosphocarrier protein, which encodes MTDNNIVEGRARVRNRLGLHARPAAEFVKLAARFESEVQLSKEGLAVNGKSIMGVLMLAAERGSELVIRGEGRDAAEAVEALRIFVEQGFKET
- the metK gene encoding methionine adenosyltransferase, which encodes MSLRQFSSESVCEGHPDKVADQISDAILDAILADDSNSRVACETLVTTGLAFVAGEITTTSRVIIPELVRETILAIGYDNPAFGIDGRTCAVLTTIDRQSDDIRIGVDVGGAGDQGMMFGFATDETKELMPVPIVYAHRLTHALSEARRSGRIPWLRPDGKSQVSVAYDGDRPVRVTAVVLSAQHADGIPIAEIREVLRDQVIVPSLPAEFFSPDEAAIHVNPTGRFVTGGPQGDVGLTGRKVIVDTYGGMGRHGGGAFSGKDATKVDRSAAYASRWAAKHVVASGAARRCEIQLAYAIGVADPVSVWVDTFGTGVVPDAKIADAISELFDFRPGAIIRDLGLRSPIFGPTASNGHFGRTPETVRRFDRDVHLFPWEATPRLDDLRAALGLS
- a CDS encoding PTS system mannose/fructose/sorbose family transporter subunit IID — its product is MGHSFSRTRLLVRSFFIQGSWNYRNLLGTGFAWALRPENGSVSGPEGGPSGRRDTEADEVARAAEPFNTHPYLSPVALGALARMREDGVDPARIRAFRQALRSPLGGLGDGLVWGGWRPACLLGAGCVALLGGGPGVVLATFLVTYNAVHLALRIHGLRVGSDSGLNVAAGISKMGLPAWTERIRAVGVLLLGLALGLLLGRGVGVSELGPAWVAGAIVLFLAGLSGGDLVRRWGPELLFLLILAGTRIPPS
- a CDS encoding PTS sugar transporter subunit IIC: MLEPSSWLLLVAVGVAAALDTTSVGQIMISRPLVSGTLAGWVLGDPQTGLLLGGVLEAVHLGGLPMGGARLPEPGPAAIPGVVVAVSLGGSPGLAAGAALGTVWGLLGGGSISLLRRANGRITRPVDEGRSDYRALSLRHWACIALDGTRGAVLTAVGIGMGTALSTRLGGAWWPLGTPDTVALLLLPGALAGGALLRSWSFPRRRALFFLIGALGGVALAVIL
- the ptsP gene encoding phosphoenolpyruvate--protein phosphotransferase; this translates as MGRTYEGLPISEGIALGPVRTVRWGVPAVPHLTVAEDGIEAEVERFDEACTWARGRLEEMRELTAGRLGAMEARIFEPQLMMLEDVEVVEPTLLYIRENRLTAARAFEWRMLELQVLWIRTSNPMVLDRLNDLEDLLVRMLHRLLGLPEAGDLVWDGKPAIVVARNLTPSLTAQMDPSRVLGIATELGTRTSHWAILARSLGIPAVGGLVNAFEEAERSREAIVDGRIGRLILDPAERDREIYRERRVQILSWEEDLSEVARLDSVTLDGQPVALRANIDLPSEAVRAKEHGAEGIGLFRTEFHVMGRNSMPEEEEQYQAYRQVVCEFPNYAVFIRTFDLGGDKFPMFLHMPAEENPFLGWRAIRVCLDRLELFRPQLRAILRATAHGDVRILLPLVNDVEEVVRVRELLSEEEESLRKAGIPFYSGYKLGCLVETPAAALDAAELARHCDFFSIGTNDLVQYTLAVDRTNARLADLYNPFHPSVVRQLHQVSRVGRAAGIEVSVCGEMAANPLGAFLLLGLDITALSVAWPALPELKKVVRSVRIEDARAAARKALAAPTSRDVTRALAEGIGPAVDLSAFSGRWSLSLS